DNA from Mucilaginibacter mallensis:
CCCGGTTATATTAAAGGATGCCAATATCAAAGCCTTGCTGGAGTATTTTATGGGTAAAAACACTCCTGTTCGTCAGCAGCATATCGTTAATAATTTAAGGGTGGAGAAGGATGATGAAACGGTAAATCCAACCATTGCTGAACCGGAGCCGCTGGCGCAATCGGCGTAATTAAATCACTCTTGTCATCGCGAACGATAACGCGGCAACATTATGTAGTTATGCAAGCGGATTACTTATCGCTTGAAGCCGCTCATGGGCGCGGAGCCCTATTTCTTTTGTCTTGATACAAAAGAAACAAAAAATCAAGACAAAAAGATCCTTCCGCCCACGGGCAAAACACCCAGGCCCGCGCTTTTTGTCGGGCCTTTGCACGCTTTTGATCTCGGATCATTTAAAGTCCTCTCCTTTGGAGAGGATTATTCATAATATTATTTGTTCTTTAAAGGCATTCATGAGGGCTATGCCGTTTAGTGAAGTTCCGTCAGTAGAACAGCTTCGGGTGAAATCAGGCAAAACGATGGTGGCCTTGTGTAGTGGCAGGGCATAGCAGGTTTTTACAGAAGCGCAAAGGCCAGGTGCGTAGCAACAGCCGGGTAAAAATATAGCAGCCCAGGTTTTGCCTGATTTGCAGGGTATGGCCTTGTGCGGCCAAGAAGCATTTCTAATGACTTGATTTTTTGCTACCTTTTGTATCAAGACAAAAGTAGTAGCCTCCGTGGCAATGAGCGGCTTCAAGCGACAAGTCTACTCGCACATAGAGATCTGCATAGACGGGGATTGCTTCGTACCTCGCAATGACGCTTGGAAAGGAAGATATTACCTCAACCTATCGGCCGATTTTACCAGTTTCTCATCCCGCTGAATACCTTTTACAGCAAAAATATGTAGTAAAATAGCTAAGGGACAAAGGAATAAGCCTATACCAAAATTCTTAAAATCAAGGGTTACACCGCCACCCGTTGCAGCTTTTGCAGCTTGCGCTATCCAAAAGCTATAGCCAATAATTACCAGCACAGAACTGTAGCATAAGGCTATCTGTTGTTTACGGTTTTTATAAAGAAATATGATGATCAATGGTATGATACCCACAATTGCGGTAACTGCTGTAAGCGCCACAAAATGATCTGTTAATTGTTGCTGTCCGTTTACATCCTGGTAAACACCCATAACCATAATATTTATCGGCTTGTTATCAACATAAACATTATGTGCCAGCGGGAAAAGAAAAAGAGCCAATATAGCCAAACTGGCTAATAGCAGGTAAACACTTTGTATTCTTTGCAGCATATTTTTAAAAATCTATGTAACAAAGATAGAAATATGATTAAAATTAAGTTGTTGGAAATAAGGAAAGAGAACTAAAAATATTTCAGACTGTCAGTGATCAATATTTTGCCCGGAAACAGGCCTTTCCCGATTCATTAATACAAAAAATACGATAAGCAAAAGATAGGAAAGTATACAATAGACGCTAAATTTACTAATGATGCTGATGGCTCCGAATAACCATAACGCGCAATAAACCGGTATATACAAAAACGTTACTACCAATAGCCCTATTTGCAGCTTTTGAATAAACTTTTTGAAATACGCTTTAAGCCGTTGCGTGTAGTTTCTGTTATGAAATACATGATTTATTACTAACAAATTTGCAGCATAGTTTTTCATCAAACACTACTTATTAATACGTTTAATCTAAATGGTTTATTAATAGGGGTCACAGATTAGGGTCTGCATCACATTATTTTTTACAATAACGTTTTGCTAATGTATATTGTACAATTTAAATATCCAAATTTTTAATAACATTTAACTATCGGTTAATCAACCACTTGTATTTATTAAATTTTGCATTTGCCGGGGATTGTTAACTTTGCCCTGTGAGTGCTCTACAACGCTTTTTTATTGAACTTGCTTATGATGGCACCAACTACCATGGCTGGCAAATACAGCAAAATGCTGTAAGCGTACAGGAGGTGTTGAATAAAGCATTATCCACCATACTACGGGAGCCTATTGAAACATTGGGTTGCGGGCGAACTGATGCAGGTGTACATGCTAAAGAGTTTTTTGCCCATTTCGATGCGGAGAAGCTGATAGCTGATGGAGCATGGAGCATAGAGCACAAAAACTTAATCAGAGGGCTTAATTCCATCTTACCGCAGGATATCGCCATAAAACGCATCTTTCCTGTTGCCGCAGATGCACATGCCCGGTTTGATGCTACGCTCCGCTCCTACGAATACCATATTCATTTTAATAAAGATCCTTTTAAAAATGGCCATTCATGGTTACTACGCGATGAACCGGATATCGTACTGATGAACCAGGCTGCTGCAATCATAAAAGAGTATACCGACTTTAGCTGTTTCAGCAAATCAAACACACAAGTAAAAACCAACAATTGTAAAATAACTAAGGCCGAATGGGTAAAAACAGATAATGGCATAGTTTTCCATATTTCTGCCGACAGGTTTTTACGGAATATGGTACGCGCCATAGTGGGTACCTTATTGCAGGTTGGTAATCATATTATTGAACCCGAAGCGGTACGAACAATTATCGAAAGTAAAAATCGCAGCAATGCCGGCGTATCGGTGCCGGCATGCGGTTTATATTTAACAGAAATAAAATATCCTTATATCCCTTAAGCCATATAAATATCAAATCTTCAAATTGGAATTTATGATCTTATAATTATAGCTACCTTTGAAATTAGTGAGCACCGATAAACAAAATAGCGATCCAAAAAGCCCGCAATCAGCCAAAGAAGTAAAAACTCCCTCCACTGCAGTTACCGGCAAGGCACTCGATTGGAAACTGTTAGGGCGCGTAATGCACTACGTTAAACCGTACAACAAAACATTTGTCATCGCAGTATTCCTCACTGTTTTTTTAGCAGCTATTGCTATTGTTCAACCCATCCTGATACAAAAAACGCTCGATGATTATATTCTAAAGGATAACTACAGCGGCCTGGTTTTTATGGTTGAATTGATGCTGGCACAACTGGTTATACAAACTATAGCGCAATACTATCAAACCTATATCACCAACTGGCTGGGCGAATCTGTGATCCGCGATTTGCGGATCGATATTTTTAACCACATCACCAATCTTCGCCTGAAATATTTCGACCGCACCCCTATTGGTGTGCTCATAACCCGTACCGTATCTGATCTGGAAACCATTGCCGATATTTTTTCGGAAGGACTGATCTCCATCATGGGCGATATGCTGCTGGTATTTGCCGTGATTGGCTACATGACCTATATCGACTGGAAGCTGGCGCTCATCACACTGATCCCAATGCCATTCCTTTTTGCATCAACCTATGTTTTTAAGGAGGCAATTAAGTCATCTTTCCAGGAAGTGCGTACGCAGGTGGCTCACCTCAATACTTTTTTAGCAGAGCATATCTCCGGCATCAGCGTAATACAATACTTTGCCCGTGAGGACCAGGAGATGCGCAAATTTGTATCGGTAAACAAAAAATACCGCGATGCTAATATCCGCTCCAACTGGTATTATTCTATATTTTTCCCGGTGGTTGA
Protein-coding regions in this window:
- a CDS encoding DUF4293 domain-containing protein, whose product is MLQRIQSVYLLLASLAILALFLFPLAHNVYVDNKPINIMVMGVYQDVNGQQQLTDHFVALTAVTAIVGIIPLIIIFLYKNRKQQIALCYSSVLVIIGYSFWIAQAAKAATGGGVTLDFKNFGIGLFLCPLAILLHIFAVKGIQRDEKLVKSADRLR
- the truA gene encoding tRNA pseudouridine(38-40) synthase TruA; this translates as MSALQRFFIELAYDGTNYHGWQIQQNAVSVQEVLNKALSTILREPIETLGCGRTDAGVHAKEFFAHFDAEKLIADGAWSIEHKNLIRGLNSILPQDIAIKRIFPVAADAHARFDATLRSYEYHIHFNKDPFKNGHSWLLRDEPDIVLMNQAAAIIKEYTDFSCFSKSNTQVKTNNCKITKAEWVKTDNGIVFHISADRFLRNMVRAIVGTLLQVGNHIIEPEAVRTIIESKNRSNAGVSVPACGLYLTEIKYPYIP